In Drosophila subpulchrella strain 33 F10 #4 breed RU33 chromosome X, RU_Dsub_v1.1 Primary Assembly, whole genome shotgun sequence, the DNA window ATCCGCCATAGCCATGGAGATAAAGAAAATCATTGCGATCGAAGAAATCAAAAACAGGTGCAAGCTCACTAGCACAgatttgaaacaaattttcAACGAAGTAATGGAAGAGTAAGTATACATTCGTCAAAAAcaattgtgtttttttttagtatttgaGTTCCGAAAAAGGTTtagaatatatgtatatattttcctatatatatattttcttatatatattttcttatatattttttttatatacattttcttatatattttttttaatatattttaatatagttttaatgacagctatataatatagtcgtaCGACTATAAAACAATTCTAAAATtctaaatcttaaaaaaatcataTATGTACTTAATGTGGTCAGAAATGTCTCATTCACTGTGTTTCAAACTTCTGACTAATCGTTGTAGCCTCAGAAAGTGTTTACATATAGAGTTAAATTAAATAGTTGTCTAAAAGAAAAGAAGAATTGTCAAAATATATACCTACTATAAagaatattttacatttttgcaatataatttgcataaataatttgattaatttttgTCTCTACAATTACTTTGCCTTTATTAAGTACAATCATAAGAACTTAATGTTATCTTACTGTTTTATTCATgttctttatttctttttattcATAGATACACTCAGGAGGGAGATGAAACTGAAATTTCCTACAATAATTACAAACGGACACTGCAACGCAAAAGAATGcaatttggaaaacaaaaaattcgagaaaaatgtttttcgaAAACGTCGGTTACGTGTAAGTTGTATTTGAAAGCCTTGTAATATAttctaaattaaaatgaaattgttcTTATAGGACCCCGAGTCAAAAAATAATGGATGGAGCGATTTATTCCACAAGCGAGATATTTTGCATTGGTGGggttaataataataacttcTAAGAAGTTGCAAAACCAAAATCCCCCAATTCCCATGAAATGTATTTACTTACATATAAGACTGAACTTAATGTATGCTTTTCTTAAACAAAATAAGAATCTCCTATGTATATTTCGTAAAAAGCTATGAGCAACTAAGAAAATAATGTATTCTAGGCTGCGTATAAAAGCCAAGTGAcccaaaaaattgtaaaagcaatgaaataattaaaaatgacTGCCTATACATAATTAAATGAATGGAATTCTAATGcgttttttaaaaagttttatttaaataataagaaaaaagttttttcgcAGGGTGTTCACTGTTTTTAAGCAAGCCACTTTATcacttaatatttaaatagcaCAAGGCACACACTCCAAATTAATCAGCACCGTGGTTAAGAtctataaaaaaattgtagcACTTACTGAAGCAGTGTCGTTGTTTTCCCGCAAAAATCCAAATTATTTACAAAATGCaattataaattgtatatttattaaagaatagACTGACTtagcttttttatttattttttttcgttagTGTAATTTTTTCAATGCTTTACTTTAAAGGTAAGCCTATCGCataatttttccaaaaattacGGTTTCGAATCCCACATTTAATCCAATCCAGCTttaattaactttattttaaattcaactAATTTTTGGCGAAACAGGTGgccacaacaaaaacaattagAGACGGCACTAAAATCTACCGATAGGTGTGTGTACATGCTATGTGACAAACGGTCTCTTTAAAATGGTTTGACTCGGCTAAATTAGCGGTGACACCCACCTGAGATTTTAATGAGACCGTTTGGAATAATTGTGGTATATTTTGGCATGTACTCAAAtataccaaataaataaaattgcactgaaaatatatatttggtatatttaataaataattccgcggtcacactgtcgATAGGCATCGCCCGATATCGATAACACATAATAACAcagttaattaaattttattttacccttaaaaaacatttaaacatAGGACATCCGTGGAACGGAATCGAATCGCAGGCGAAGGACCGGAAAGTGAACTGATGGGCCAGGATGTTTCCGCGGGCGTTTGtcttgttgctgctggtcGCATTTAATGCCGGTTCTCCTTTGGGCAAGGATGACGAACGATTCCACGAGGAGCTAGTGGTtcgcccactgtccggcgaccATGTCAACACCTATTTCCAGTTCACAACGCGCTGGCACTACGGGGAGAAGGATAACCGTGAGTTTCCCAGTTTAACCATCATTGCATTCCAGTGGGCGGGGATTGCCTGCCGGTATCACTGAAGTACAGGCCACACTCGCTATCGTGATTTTGTTGCTAGCTATTTTAGCGATGCCATGACTCTTTTAATTTGTTCTGATAGGTGACCCAAAAACAAACTTTCGGAGCACACCACTTCACCAAGTTAATCACGATATCTAAATGGCAGACCTCCCAAAGTTTTGGTTTATGTATTTTAACGCTAACCAAGTTTCTGATAAGTTGCAGAAAAGAAACCCAAAACTGCCCTTTCACAGAACATAACATTACCATTTCTTGCCTTCCAAGATTTATGAGAGAGAGTTTGGTTAAATCAAGATTTTAAGATATGAAGATGttctttattttcaaaaaaatgtgtgttttaATGTGGTTTTTGTTTATGAATTTACCCTTTTTGAAGTCTTAATGTTGATCTTAACTAAAAACACTATAATATATACATGATCTTAACTAAAAACACTATAATATATACATGATCTTAGCTAAAAACACtataatatatacatttataccTAGGTGCAAGAGAGATCTCAACTAATTTCCCCTCTGCTCTTTCAGTTTACCACACCCAATTGACGCCCCGCGTGATTGCTGAGCTGCTGCAGCAGTTTGCGGTCAAGGAGCTGCACATTGGTCTGACCCAGGGACTGTGGCGCTACGAGACGTGGGGCTATCCCATTGTGGAGGCCACCAGCGGTGCGGAGATGTGGGCCTGGTTCAGCGGCTCGAATCTGACCAGCGACGAGGTGGACCGCCAATGGAAGGAGCTTGCCAATGTCTTCTCCGGCGTGCTGTGTGCCTCACTGAATTTCGTTGACAACACGAATAGTATAGCACCGAGGCACCTGATTCGTCCACAATTTATGCCCGCCAATGGCCGAAAATTCGTAAGATATTCGACACTGCCGCGTGAGATTGTATGCACGGAGAATCTGACGCCATGGAAGAAGCTATTGCCATGCGGCAGTGCATCCGGCTTTGCCTCGCTCCTCAATTCCGGACACGTTCACAACACCAAGTACCATTCGCTGGGCCTGAAGGTGCGTGTACTGTGCGAGGATCACGACGAGGACAACTGCATCGTGGAGCTGACCCAGACGGCCAACTTGGTCTACGATCTGCGCCTCTTCGAGCTGAGCAACAATGACTTCTCGCTGCGTCGACTTTTCGGCATGGGGCTTAATGGCTTCTGTGAGCTGGCCGATAGTTCCAAGATCTATGTGCAGCGCAACGAGCAGGGCGAGCGCTTTCAACTGGTCCCGGCACCCGTGCACGAGGTGAAGAGCACTCGCGGTGGCCACACCGTCGTCTATTCCGTGTACGATATGCACGAGCAGTTCAAGGATGCGGGTGAAAGGCTGTTCAATGTGGCATGGCTGTCGCCAAAGACCGAGAATCGTCGGCGCAATCTGGCGAAGCCAGTCCTGCCGCCAGTGACAGCTCATCGATACCTATTGGGGCATGGCCAGGAGCGGGGCAGGATTGTCACGGAGGTGACCAACTCGCACTACGATGCCCTGCCCATTATGGTGCAGGAGGTGATACCGTGGTATGTGCACGCCTATTTGCACACACTCTCCATCCGAAGGAAGCCGCATCGTCTTAACGAATACGGACGCCAGCGACTGCCCTTCAAGTTGCTCCACTATACGCCGGGAAAGCAGAGGGAACTACCCTCCCACCTGGAGATTGGGTTCATGCTGCCCGGTCAGACTTCCGCCCTGATAACCATCGATGTGGATTATCTGCTGCTCAAGTGGCTGGAGTATCCGCCGGATGCGAATCATGGCCACTACATTGGGGCTGCCATTGTGTCCAGCCAACTGCCGATGGGCAGGAACTACACGGCTCTGCCGGCGGAGGGACATCTCTTCGAGCATTCGTTCAACGCCACACGACCGAGCTATGTGCTCAGTTTGCATACGGAGGCGCTGATTGTCTCGCTGCCCACGCCGGATTTCAGCATGCCGTATAATGTGATCTGTCTGGCCTGCACGGTGGTGGCCCTGGCCTTTGGACCCATCCACAGTGTGGCCACCAAGATGATCATTGTGGGCCGCCAGACGTCGGCGCCCAAGAACTTTGTGAAGAAGATATTCAGCAAGATTTTCCGCCGTGGCAAGGCGGACGATGAAGGAGCTGCAGAGACTGAGGGAGCATCAGCAACGGGTGCTATGGAATTTGCTTCCACGAGAGCTGCCAGACCGGCTGGCGGACCATCGGGTGACCAGCCGCTGCTGGAAGATctcgacgaggaggaggaggagcaggactAGAAGGCGAACGGAACAGCCACGGGAGTCGTGATAAGCTTCCACTGATATACCTTTAGAATtccaataaaattatattacaatACATGTTCCTGTCTTAGGGACAAAGAGGGTCGCTATTCATATTGGTATAGGCTAATGGAAATATCCGGaaacatgaaaagtattttcgATTTATTAAGGTATTCAATACATGTGTTTTAAAATTGCGCCACCCACTCTAAAAATTATCATAAAATGATCTTTTGTTGAAGGAATTATTTAGTGCTTGTAACGAAAAACCAAACTGAGTACGATAAAAAAATCGTTTATATATATCTGTATATATGTCGGAGAtaagatgatttatattaagTTGGTAAAAGCTTATTTATACtgagatgttttattatctTTTCTGAATGTCGTCCCGGGAGGATTTAAATAACTGTCAGCTCTATGGTAGAACTAGGGGATTTTCAAAAGGTTAGCTGGAAAAACTTTAGGTCAGATTCCAAAACAAAACGATGTAAAATTTATTGACTAATTATTATGACCAAttcgatatatgtatatttcaTGTAATTAATGTAGGAATGAGAAAACGAATGAGAACGTAATAAATGCTATTTTTGGTTCAAGAATATAAAATCCAATAATACATGCATccattttattccattttattCAATAGTTTTGAGCAGTCAGAAGATAATGCTAATCAATTTAAGGATATACAATACCCAATAATagttaagtaaataaaaaagaaacacaaatgcttgaaaatattgtaaataaatccaaaaacgattttattaaatgtatacatccatatttttgtaatataaaaTACCTTCTAATTTTAGCAATTGATAAATAGATTTTTAAGGAGTTTTGTGAATTTATAAGATGCCCCGACCAGACGGAGTACCTAAGTGGGTACTGTGAACGGCTCCTGGTGCACCACCTGACCCTCGATGCCGTAGAAGATGGTGCCATCCTGCACGTATCCCCACGCCATGCGACGCGAGGTGAAACTAATGCCCAGGTCACCGGAATGGCCGACGACAATGGCGCCACCGGTGCCACCCAGCCGTTTGGTCATCTCCCGGCACTCCTTGTCGGCGGCCTCCTGAGCGGACAGCCCCTTGT includes these proteins:
- the LOC119556842 gene encoding GPI transamidase component PIG-T, producing MFPRAFVLLLLVAFNAGSPLGKDDERFHEELVVRPLSGDHVNTYFQFTTRWHYGEKDNLYHTQLTPRVIAELLQQFAVKELHIGLTQGLWRYETWGYPIVEATSGAEMWAWFSGSNLTSDEVDRQWKELANVFSGVLCASLNFVDNTNSIAPRHLIRPQFMPANGRKFVRYSTLPREIVCTENLTPWKKLLPCGSASGFASLLNSGHVHNTKYHSLGLKVRVLCEDHDEDNCIVELTQTANLVYDLRLFELSNNDFSLRRLFGMGLNGFCELADSSKIYVQRNEQGERFQLVPAPVHEVKSTRGGHTVVYSVYDMHEQFKDAGERLFNVAWLSPKTENRRRNLAKPVLPPVTAHRYLLGHGQERGRIVTEVTNSHYDALPIMVQEVIPWYVHAYLHTLSIRRKPHRLNEYGRQRLPFKLLHYTPGKQRELPSHLEIGFMLPGQTSALITIDVDYLLLKWLEYPPDANHGHYIGAAIVSSQLPMGRNYTALPAEGHLFEHSFNATRPSYVLSLHTEALIVSLPTPDFSMPYNVICLACTVVALAFGPIHSVATKMIIVGRQTSAPKNFVKKIFSKIFRRGKADDEGAAETEGASATGAMEFASTRAARPAGGPSGDQPLLEDLDEEEEEQD